A window of Maioricimonas rarisocia genomic DNA:
AGGCACGCGACATTGGAATTGAGATCAGCGGGCTCTGCTCGTTCCTGTTCTGGCCATACTCCCTCACGAGCAACGATCCGGAACGCAGACGACTCGGCCGCGAGTACGCGGCACGCATGATTGATGCCGCCGCTGCACTGGGGACGGACAACCTGCTGGTCGTTCCCGGAGCGGTGTACATCCCTTGGGCTCCCGAACCGGAGCCCGTCCCGAACGACGTTTGCTGGGAGCGGGCCAGCGAGGCAATTCACAGCGTGCTTCCCAGGGCGAAGCAGGTGGGCGTGTCTCTCAACATGGAGAACATTTTCGCCAACGCCTTCCTGATGAGTCCGGAGGAAATGAACCGGTTCGTCGACAGCTTCGAGAGCGATGCCGTCGGCATTCACTTCGATACCGGAAACATCATGCAGTTCCAGTTTCCCGAACACTGGATCAGACAGTGCGGTCGCCGCATTCGCAACGTGCACCTCAAGGAGTACAGCAAGGCGGCGGGCACGCACTTTACACTGGAAGCGTTTCGACCACTTCTCGATGGAACCACAAACTGGCCTGCCGTACTGGAAGCGTTCGAGTCCATCGGCTACGAAGGCTATCTGACATTCGAATACTTTCATCCGTTCCCGCACTGGCCGGAGGCGCTGATCTACCAGACGTCCGATTCCCTGGACCGGATGCTGGGCCGAAAGTGACCGCCTGTCGGCTGCGTCCATGCTCTTCAGACAGAGGCTCCCGACCGGATCACGTAGGAGAGCCGGCCGTTGAGCTTTGCGACGTTGCGGATGCGTCGCGCGTGCCCTCGCACTCGCTGCTACGCCATTTCGATGCCGAGCGATTGCAGCAGGTTGCTTCGTTCCCATCGGGCCCCGAGTTCTGCTGTTCCGCACCTCCGCACAGAAGCGGTCAGCGGTATGGCGAGTCGCGGCCCGACGGTCACGCGCGGGACTCTGTGCCGGAGGCCGGCACCGTGACTTCCTTCCCGAGATGCTCGGCGGGAGTCTCTGGCGTCGATGTTGTCTGGGCGGCGGCTGAACTGATGGCACAGAACGTCAGAGCGACGGCAACAGCACGCCCTGCCGGGATCAGCGATGAGATGCGCATCGTTGCTTGACCATTCATGCTTTGTGATTCACTCACCTGCGTGCATGGACATGTCTCGACTGCTTCGCGTCGGACCGGCTACCCATTCAGGAATCACGCGTTTCCGAACGGGCGACACTTGTGCAGAACCATCCGGAGAGACAGAGCCGCAGCTGATCTTCAGATGAGCCCCCCTCGATCGCCGTCACAACAACGGAACGTACAGCGCTCTGGCGAAGATCGTTGCCCGGCAGGTGCCCAGCCGCGAGAGAGTGCTTGAGTTTCTGGACGTCGCCGACGATTGCATACCGGCGCTCGCCAGCCGGCGACCGATCATGCTCACTACAACACCAGACTACTGATTGAAGTCAGACGGTGCACGCACTTCGATGGTTGGCTTCCTGCCGTAGATGACTCCAGTGTGGCTGGCGGCGTCCATCTCGGCGACCAGTTTCGCATAGAACGGGCGGTACGCTTCGATTCGTTCGATAGCTGCGTCTCGCTTGGACCTGGACGTCTCAAATGACTTCCGGTCACCTCTGGTCGCCGATCCCGTCAGTCCGCGCCCCGCCATGACCATAGCGTTGACAGTGTGCAGCGTGTAGTTGTGATGGTCGATCAGGCGCTGAAGCCTCGCGAGTTCGTCCTTCGACATCTGCTTGCGATGGTCGAAGTAGATGCGGTCCATCATCTGGTTCATCTGCGACAGAATGGGCCAGTACGCCGCGAGATACATGCCCGGGTTGTTCGCGCCGGGGTAACGGGCGAAGAAGGAAGCGATCATTGGCTCCTTCTTTGCGTCGCCAGGCCCTTCGTGAAAGACTTTCACCAGCCGCGATTCGAGCAGATCGTAGTAATTCTTCACGGAGTCACCGGCTGCTCCGTACAGCGCGGAGTAGTAGCGGCGTTCGGCGGTTTCTGCATCGAAATCGTCGTCCCACAGCAGCCGCGCCAACAGATAGTGGCTGGCTCCGAGCAGTTCGTACGAGCGGGCGACGTAGTGATAGCCTCCGTCGACTCCGTGCTTCTGCTGGGCCCGGCACTTTTCAATCAGGTGCTTCGTGACCGGCGCGATCATGTACAGCGGCGTCTGATCGTAGTGCCAGATATCGTACTTGTAGAACGTGCCCGCTGCCGAGTGCCAGCCGCGCTCCATTGCCGCTTCGGACCATCGATCGCCTTCGTAGTACACTCCCTGGCTGAATCCGCTGTTCGTCGGATGCACCAGAAAGAGCATCGGATGCGGTTTGACCCGCTTCGGGGGGTACTTGTAATCGAGGTAGATGATCACGCCAAGCCGTTTGTCGGGATGCACCTGCGCGACGCGCTCGGCCACCTGATTGCTGAACGCAATGATGCGATCGGTCGTGATTCGGCGGCCGTCGGGGCGAACGTCTCCGCTGTCCAGAGCCAGACACTCGCGACACGTGCAGAACTTCCGTCCGTCGTTGGCTGCGATCGAGAACATCTGCGAGTGCGGTGTCTTGTCGAAGTAGTCGATCGCGGCTTTCGCGAAGTGTTCGACGACCTGCGGATTACTCGTGCAGACCTGCCCGCCGCGTTTCTCCGAGTAGTGCTTCGGATAGCGTTTCCCATTGATCTCCGCGAACCATTCCGGATGATCTGCGCCATAGACGTCGGGCGACATGATGCGATGCCAGTTGTGTTCGTGGCGCACATCGATCGGATGCCCCAACCGCAGCCGGCGTCCGTAGACTTCGTTCGCCTGTCCTGCGGGAGATTTCGTGAACTGCCGATACAGGCAATCTGGCGCGTCTTTCATGTCGATCGGCTGGATGGACAGGTCCAGCTGCGGCGGCACAATCGTTCCCAGTTCATCGTGCCAGGCGAACAACATTCCGTAGCATCGTTCGAGGAACTCGTAGGTTCCAAACAGCGTTCCCGGCTCCATGCCGACGCTTCCCCGAACGCGATGCGCTCCGACTCCGGCAGTATCGCGTCCGACGACATGAATGTCCTGCCCGATCGTGCGAATGCGGAAGCCTTCCGACTCGAGCCCCTCCGTCGTCACGCCCGCT
This region includes:
- a CDS encoding DUF4838 domain-containing protein is translated as MMVSRFDESLQRFCRLARLGPSTIACVAVMMAAHPPALGQQEQTASIVLVRDGTPVHNMICLPNDEADPAAVLALKEYRALVTRATGTEPVRVAEPVEGTPTIFFGRNPWSEEAGVTTEGLESEGFRIRTIGQDIHVVGRDTAGVGAHRVRGSVGMEPGTLFGTYEFLERCYGMLFAWHDELGTIVPPQLDLSIQPIDMKDAPDCLYRQFTKSPAGQANEVYGRRLRLGHPIDVRHEHNWHRIMSPDVYGADHPEWFAEINGKRYPKHYSEKRGGQVCTSNPQVVEHFAKAAIDYFDKTPHSQMFSIAANDGRKFCTCRECLALDSGDVRPDGRRITTDRIIAFSNQVAERVAQVHPDKRLGVIIYLDYKYPPKRVKPHPMLFLVHPTNSGFSQGVYYEGDRWSEAAMERGWHSAAGTFYKYDIWHYDQTPLYMIAPVTKHLIEKCRAQQKHGVDGGYHYVARSYELLGASHYLLARLLWDDDFDAETAERRYYSALYGAAGDSVKNYYDLLESRLVKVFHEGPGDAKKEPMIASFFARYPGANNPGMYLAAYWPILSQMNQMMDRIYFDHRKQMSKDELARLQRLIDHHNYTLHTVNAMVMAGRGLTGSATRGDRKSFETSRSKRDAAIERIEAYRPFYAKLVAEMDAASHTGVIYGRKPTIEVRAPSDFNQ
- a CDS encoding sugar phosphate isomerase/epimerase family protein, encoding MKKSINLWAFPYPQEMTLMDCLRLAHDAGFDAVEINFDLESDVSIKASEQDLQQIGRQARDIGIEISGLCSFLFWPYSLTSNDPERRRLGREYAARMIDAAAALGTDNLLVVPGAVYIPWAPEPEPVPNDVCWERASEAIHSVLPRAKQVGVSLNMENIFANAFLMSPEEMNRFVDSFESDAVGIHFDTGNIMQFQFPEHWIRQCGRRIRNVHLKEYSKAAGTHFTLEAFRPLLDGTTNWPAVLEAFESIGYEGYLTFEYFHPFPHWPEALIYQTSDSLDRMLGRK